In Populus nigra chromosome 10, ddPopNigr1.1, whole genome shotgun sequence, the following proteins share a genomic window:
- the LOC133705861 gene encoding 2-hydroxy-palmitic acid dioxygenase mpo1-like — protein sequence MGKYGLIDLEKHFAFYGAYHSNSINILIHMIFVWPIFFTACLILYFTPPLFSLPQVQLSLFGYGVVLFFNVGFFLVLIYALFYICLDPKAGSLAALLCAFCWVASSLVAGWLGFSLAWKVVLVAQIVCWTGQFIGHGVFEKRAPALLDNLIQAFIMAPFFVLLEALQTSFGYEPYPGFHASVQAKIDAEIKEWREKKLKLLS from the exons ATGGGAAAGTATGGATTGATTGATCTAGAGAAGCACTTTGCATTCTATGGTGCATACCATAGTAACTCAATAAACATATTGATTCATATGATATTTGTTTGGCCAATCTTTTTCACCGCTTGTTTGATTCTTTATTTCACACCTCCTCTGTTTAGTCTCCCTCAGGTCCAGTTATCTCTGTTTGGTTATGGTGTTGTTCTCTTTTTTAACGTTGGgttctttcttgttttgatcTATGCTTTGTTTTATATCTGTTTGGACCCAAAAGCTGGTTCCTTGGCTGCTTTGCTTTGTGCTTTTTGTTGGGTGGCTAGTTCTTTGGTGGCTGGTTGGCTCGGGTTCTCTCTTGCTTGGaag GTTGTTCTGGTGGCTCAAATAGTTTGTTGGACTGGACAGTTCATCGGGCATGGGGTCTTTGAG AAACGAGCCCCTGCACTTTTGGATAACCTCATTCAAGCCTTTATAATGGCTCCCTTCTTTGTGCTGCTGGAG GCTCTTCAAACCTCTTTCGGTTATGAACCGTACCCAGGGTTCCATGCTAGTGTTCAAGCAAAGATTGATGCTGAAATAAAAGAGTGGCGAGAGAAGAAGCTTAAGTTGCTTAGTTAA
- the LOC133704319 gene encoding casparian strip membrane protein 5 has translation MKAEAVESGEASTIIAAPKRGINRGISIADLILRGVAAIGTFASALTMGTTTETLTIFTQPIMIRAKYNDLPSLTFFVIANSIVCGYLVLSIPLSISHFIRREARITRIILVILNTAMVELLTAGASAATVVVYLAHKGNANANWLAICQQFNNFCERISGSLIGSFASIIMIMLMIIASAVALSRH, from the exons ATGAAGGCAGAAGCAGTTGAATCAGGTGAAGCATCCACGATCATTGCAGCTCCAAAACGAGGGATTAATAGAGGGATCTCAATAGCAGACCTCATTTTAAGAGGTGTAGCGGCTATTGGGACTTTTGCAAGTGCTTTGACCATGGGAACTACTACTGAAACACTTACAATTTTCACACAACCCATCATGATCAGGGCTAAATATAATGATCTCCCCTCCCTAAC GTTTTTTGTGATTGCAAATTCTATTGTATGTGGGTATCTTGTTCTTTCCATCCCCCTATCTATCTCCCACTTCATCAGGAGAGAAGCAAGAATCACCAGGATTATCTTGGTCATCCTTAATACG GCAATGGTGGAACTTCTCACTGCTGGGGCTTCAGCTGCAACAGTCGTTGTATACTTGGCACACAAGGGGAATGCTAATGCAAATTGGTTGGCAATCTGTCAACAATTCAATAATTTCTGTGAGCGAATATCTGGATCTTTAATAGGCTCTTTTGCCTCAATAATTATGATTATGCTGATGATCATCGCGTCAGCTGTGGCTCTTTCGCGGCACTAA